Genomic window (Dolosigranulum savutiense):
AACCCTGCATCACCAGCTTTAATTGATATAGCTAATCGATATGGTATGTTAGTTGTCGAAGAATCATTCGATGGATGGCATCTGCCAAAGAACGGCAACCAGAATGATTATTCTAATTACTTTACACAAAAAATTGGAGACGGAAACCAAATAATTCATGGTAAAGCAAATATGACATGGGCAGAGTATGACTTAAAAGAAATGATTAGAAAAAGTCAAAATGCTCCGTCAGTTATTATGTGGTCGCTTGGAAATGAAATTTCTGAAGGAGCAGGCGGGAACCCGGCTGATTATATCGCGCATGCTAAGAACTTAGTTAAATGGGCACTTGAATTAGACACTACTCGCCCACTCACCATTGGAGATAACCAGGGAGATTTAAAATTCAAACCAATTCATGAACTTGTGAGTAAACATGGAGGTGTTGTAGGATTTAATTACAAGACAGATGACTTTATGCGTAAGTTACATGAAGAACATCCTTCGTGGACCTTTATGATGTCTGAAACAGCCAGTTCAATTCATACTCGAAGTTGGTACCGCACCCACGGGCAAGATAATGAAAATATGCAGTTATCTGCTTATGATACAGATGAAGCACGCGTTGGTTGGGGAGCTTCTGCCAGTGAGTCTTGGCGTCGTGTAATCGAAAATGATTTTATTGCCGGAGAATTTGTATGGACCGGTTTTGATTATTTAGGTGAACCTACGCCTTGGAATGGTATCGGAACAGGGAGTGTATCAGGACATGGTGCCAAGCCTAATTCATCTTACTTTGGTATTATTGATACAGCGGGATTCCCGAAAGATACGTACTACTATTACCACAGTGCTTGGAAAGATGATGAGTCAACATTACATTTAATGCCAACATGGAATAAAGAAAATCTTAAAATAGATGAAAATGGTAATGTTAGAGTAGACGTTTTCACCGATGCTAAAAAAGTATCACTGTATCTTAATGGTAAAGAGATTGCTTCTGATGAAGCAACTGTTCACACCACAGAAGCAGGTTATACGTACCGACGTTTTGCATCAACAGATCATAAAAAACCATATGCTTCATTTAACGTAAAATATGAACCAGGCGAATTAACTGTTCGTGCTTGGGATGATAGTGGGAATGAAATTACAGATAAAGCAGTTGGACGTAAATCAGTTGCAACTTATGGTCAAGCAACTCAATTGAAAGCACGTGTTGCCCGTACTGAATTAACAGCAGATGGACGGGACTTAGCATACGTAGAAGTTGATGTATTAGATGCAGAAGGTCGTTTAGTTGATAACGCTTCTCAACGAGTTGAGTTTAACGTAGAGGGTCAAGGGACTTTAGTAGGTGTCGATAATGGAGACCCAACTGATACGGACGGCTATAAGGCAGAAAATAGAAAAGCATTTGGTGGAAAAGCGCTAGGTATCGTTCAAGCGACAAATCGTGCGGGTGAAATCACAGTTACTGTCAGCGCAGAAGGACTTCAATCAGACACAATCACGTTATCTACCAAGGCACAGCAGACTAATCAAGATAAGAACTTACGTAGCTATGTCTTAGCGAATACTTTCTATACAACGGTTGATCGCCCGGTACAATTACCACAAGTTATTAATGGTCGTTTCAGTAACAATGAGGAAAAAGATTTATCTGTTACATGGGATCAAATTGCTGAGTCTAAATACAAACAACCTGGTGAATGGTCTGTATCTGGAAGAATCGCAGACTATGACATTACTGTAACAGTTAAAGTTGTTGTCATGGAACCAATTAGCCAAATTGAAAATTATGCAACAGCTATTCGAACAGGAGATACATTAGAATTACCAGGAAAACGTCGAGGGTATGATGTGAAAGGTAAATATACCAATGTCTTATTCCCGGTCACATGGGATACAGATTCTGTCGATCTATCTACTGAAGGATTGCATAAAATTAAAGGAACAGCTGATGTATTCGGCACCTCTTATGAAACAGTGGCTCATGTTCGTGTAGTGAAAAAAGAACAAGAACGAAATATAGCACATAAAGATTTTGAAGATGCGCCAAGTATTTATAATGGTTATGTTGCAAATAATCAATATGTCTATAACGAAGAAGGGCCAATTGCTGGAACGTTAACGTTGAACAATGATGATTACACTGGTGATAATTACTGGATGGGTTATGCACATGGGTACAAGTCCTTTGTAGAATTTATTTGGGAGAAAGAATACAACATTCAAAACTTGCGCTTGTGGCACTATACGAATGAATATGCTGACTTGCCAGGGCCACAAAATGTTGAGTTCTACTACCTTGATTCATCATCTAACCAATACAAAAAAATTGGTGCGTCTAACATTACACAAGTAAAACATACAGAAGGGAACACTCCGTATGCCTTTAGTGAACCAATTAAAACATCACGTTTACGGTTAGTTATGAAAGGTGCAAATGAACACAAAGCACCAGCATTGACAGGGGTGGAGATCGATGAACATGTAGGCGATATTGAGCTAATGGACTCTACAGAGCTTCAAACACTCAAAATTAATGGACAAGAAATTAAAGATAAACTGGTAAACAATACCTATCATGTTAAAACTGATAAACCACTTGATATAACAGTTGATACAATCTACAACGCTGCGATAACAGTCGCTGAACAAGACAATCACAGTTATCTCATTCGTGTAACATCAGAAGATGGAGAAAACGTGGTCGAATACCGCATTATTAATGGTGATACGAGCGAACAAGAACGCAAACAAAATCTAATTAAAGCAGTTTCCTTGGATGCAGGACGTAAATATTTCTCACCAGAACAAATTAAGGAAATTATTGATGAAGCAAGTCGCTTAGGCTACACAGACTTACACTTACTTGTTGGTAATGAAGGTCTTCGATTCTTACCTGATGACCTAGCGCTAGAAACTGATAGTGGTGACACATTCAGTAATGAGGATGTTCGAAACGCTCTAGTTGAAGGGAATAAGGAGTACTATAATGATCCGAATGGCACCTTCTTATCTCAGACAGAAATGGATGATATTCTAGCTTACGCTAAACAGAAGAATATGCGTTTAATTCCTGCAGTTAATAGTCCAGGACATATGAATGCTATATTAAATGCGATGAAACGTTTAGGTATTGAAAATCCGAATTACACATTGAAATATGAACACTCACCAGAACAGTATCCAGGTCATACATGGGATTATGTATCCAATCGAACAGTTGATTTAAATAATAAGCGAGCAGTTGACTTTACCAAAGCACTAGTGAAAAAATATGCAGCATACTTCAATGGAAAAACAGATATATTTACAATAGGTTTAGATGAATATGCTAATGATGCCTTGAAAGACTTGAATCCATACCTAAAAGGTGAAGGTAAAGAAGAACTATCTGGATGGCAACATATTGTCAATACAGGTGAGTATGCTCAATTTATCAAATATGCTAATGAATTAGCATCAATTGTTAAATCTGAAAATCTACGACCGTTAGCCTTTAATGATGGTATGTACTACAACAATATTACAGATCAAGGAGAATTTGATACAGATATTATTGTTTCTTACTGGACAGGTGGCTTCCCAGGCTTTAAAGTAGCCCCATCAAGTTATTTTGCTAAATGTGGGCATGATGTCTTAAATACAAATGATCACTGGTATTACGTTGTTGGTCGCGAGAATAAAAATAGCGGCTGGTACAACTTAGATCAAGGAATCGATGGCATGAAGAAGGTTGGATTTGAGAATGTCTTGAAAAATGAAGGTGAACCTGTTCCAACAATCGGTAGTATGATTGCAGCTTGGGCAGATGATCCTGAGCGAGACTTTGTAATGGATAACTTCAAGAAGTGGATACAAACATTCGCAGATGAAAATGCTGATTATTTCAAAGCTGACTATAGTAAAGTAGATGAACAGTTAGCACAGATTCCTCATGATTTGTCTAGTTACACCCCTGCAAGCCAAAACCGTTTGACCGAATTAACTAAAAATATTGATCGTACAATATCTAAAGAGAACCAAAAGCAAGTTGATCAAATAGCTGAGACGCTTAAAAAAGCAATTGGATCTTTAGTGAAGACTCCAACTGGTGATGAAGAACAGGCTAATTTAAACCAGCGTCGTATTCTTTCACTTGATGCAGGACGTAAATACTATTCAGCTGATCAAATTAAACAGATTATTACAGAAATTAGTCAGCGTGGATATACTGACTTACATTTACTGTTAGGTAATGATGGATTCCGTTTCGTATTAGATGATATGACAGTTGCAGCAGCCGGAAAGACTTATAGCAGTGAAGATGTTAAGTCAGCTATTACTAAAGGGAACCGTCAATACTATGATGATCCAAATGGTAATGTCCTGACACAAACAGAGATGGATGATATTCTGGCACATGCGAAAAAACTTAATGTACAAGTTATTCCATCCTTCAACAGTCCTGGTCATATGAATACATTAGTAAAAGCTATGGGACACCTAGGAATTGAGAATGCAAATCATGTATACTACTGGAAAGATAATCCTAATGATCCAGACAACCCAGAATATGCTTATCCATCAGAAGGGACATTATCCCTTAAAAATGAAGAAGCTAAAGCTTTCACGAAAGCTATTATTCAGAAATTTGCGACTTACTTCAGTTCGCGTACACAATACTTTAATATTGGATTAGATGAGTTTGCAAATGATGCAACGGGTGATACACGTGGTTGGAAAGAATTACAACGATACGGCGAATACAAACAATTTATTGATTACACCAATGATTTAGTTAAAATTGTTAAAGAACTAGGCATGACCGCAATTGGCTTCAATGATGGTATTTACTACAATGAAGACGATAGCCATGGTGAATTTGATAAAGATTTAGTTATTTCTTACTGGACTGGCGGATGGTGGGGCTATGACTTAGCATCTTCCAAATATCTTGCTGATAAAGGTCATAAGATCTTAAATACACATGACGCATGGTATTATGTGCTAGGTCGAGAACAAGGCGCTACTGAACAGTACAACTTCGATTCAGCAACAAATGGTGCTAAATATAAACGATTTGATGATGTGATTAAAAATGAAGGTGCTGATATTCCGACTGTAGGATCAATGATGGCATTTTGGGCAGATGATCCAAGTAAAGAATTTAATATGGAAAACTTTGTTGAGTGGTTAGATACATTTGCTCGCAATAAAGATGCGTATTTCCCTGCTGATTACAGTGCTGTTCAAGAAGAATTAGCTAAAGCACCAGCGGATTTATCACAGATGACGGATGAAAGTGTGGAAAATTGGAATAAAGCAAAAGAAAAAGCTTTAATTCAACATGTGAAAGCGAACCAGCATTTAGTTGATGAAGCCTTGGAAGAGCTAAAAGCTACACGAGAAGGGTTAATCGCAAAAGAGACTGTACCAAAACCAATGCCAGAAGAACCTGGAGCAGCGAATGAACAAGCGCCACAACCAGAAGTTATTAAAGACTACTTTAAATTAGTAGTTGATTTTGAAGGGGCACAAGTTGTCTATGACCGCAAAGATTCTGATGTTTGGACCTCAGCGGAACAAGCTCGTGAAGTATATGATCAATACTTGCCGGAAGTCATTGAACGTGATGGTAAGGAATACAAACGCGTAGATGTCACATTTACACAGTCAGATGAGGAAGCCATCTTGACCTATGTGTACAAGTTAAACCTGCCTACTCCAACTCCTGAACCAGAACCAGAAGCTAAACCAGAAGAGCAATATGCGGGAGATTACGTCTTTGAATTAACGCTGGATGGTGAACCGTCAACTGAAACATTGACATTTTCTTCCCGGGATAAAGCTCTTGATTTCGTCGCAGTCTTGAACCGTTTGTACAAAGCAGCGGGATACCAGTTGATTCATCAAGACAACGGGTTACCAGGCGAATATAAAATCAGCTTGAGCTTTGAAAAAGTTGCACAGCCAGAGGTGACACCTGAACCAGCTCCAATACCAGAGCCAGACGCACCTGAAACTGAAGAAAATGGTCAGACATCGGGCGAGAACGAAGACATACCTCAGCCGGAACAACCAACTGAGCCAGAGGTGACGCCAGAAGAATTACCGGACTTAGTAGAAGCAAGTTTTATCTTTACTAGTTCAGATGGAACAGCTCACCGCGGATCATTAGGTGAATTCAGCAGTCTAGAACAAGCGGAACGTCGCATTCGTCATTTCGCCAATGAGCAAGGCTACACCTTACAGAACTTTAGAATTGAAGATGGAAAATTTATGGCTGATGTGACCGAATCTTCAGTTCATTATCCAGAAGTTCAACAACCAGAAGATACACAACCGGATGTTGAAGTGGACACATCGACTGAAGAAAATAATCAGTTATCTGAAGTAGAACGCTATCGGTTGATTGTCCAAGAGCGTGCGCAACGCGAACTGGCAATTCAAGCATTACCGAACTTAACAGC
Coding sequences:
- a CDS encoding family 20 glycosylhydrolase, with amino-acid sequence MSKPKNHLQQSVLQEKQKKYSLKKLSVGLVSVSLGVVMYTGNAISVSAQETTDAQEKDLSGVETDKITEELSATPQPQHTAIDVQEATNKAVETIQPGSEGALEALTEEITSYNEQIIAEDEEESGDESSLAETTSSIEDKVDATEVENNANTNQPSEGAQTEEKNKSSKEDETSIRVKDGQEDVKSEADKEERATQSSAPQENYVQLVGEDDRKVLFSSHWLTKREDNKEAYKANYDDAEWTDVDLPHDYSINREYSTSNEAESGFLPGGVSWYRKRFIAPKELKNKNVVFHLEGAYMNTEVYVNEQKVGEHHHGYTGVAFDITKYLHTDGKTENIIAVRTENKVPTSRWYSGSGIYRDVNLVVTDKLHVGHYGTKIEAKDLAENKEGDVQTSVKTTVVNNYEEQQTFSIQHQLINADGEIVAQSEKQSFDIEAGTSLDTELSFNVNAPTLWSVDNPYLYKLQTLISQGNTVVDRTENDYGYRFFNFDSKTGFSLNGQKMKLKGVNMHHDQGALGAVANPAAIERQVKLLKEMGANAIRTSHNPASPALIDIANRYGMLVVEESFDGWHLPKNGNQNDYSNYFTQKIGDGNQIIHGKANMTWAEYDLKEMIRKSQNAPSVIMWSLGNEISEGAGGNPADYIAHAKNLVKWALELDTTRPLTIGDNQGDLKFKPIHELVSKHGGVVGFNYKTDDFMRKLHEEHPSWTFMMSETASSIHTRSWYRTHGQDNENMQLSAYDTDEARVGWGASASESWRRVIENDFIAGEFVWTGFDYLGEPTPWNGIGTGSVSGHGAKPNSSYFGIIDTAGFPKDTYYYYHSAWKDDESTLHLMPTWNKENLKIDENGNVRVDVFTDAKKVSLYLNGKEIASDEATVHTTEAGYTYRRFASTDHKKPYASFNVKYEPGELTVRAWDDSGNEITDKAVGRKSVATYGQATQLKARVARTELTADGRDLAYVEVDVLDAEGRLVDNASQRVEFNVEGQGTLVGVDNGDPTDTDGYKAENRKAFGGKALGIVQATNRAGEITVTVSAEGLQSDTITLSTKAQQTNQDKNLRSYVLANTFYTTVDRPVQLPQVINGRFSNNEEKDLSVTWDQIAESKYKQPGEWSVSGRIADYDITVTVKVVVMEPISQIENYATAIRTGDTLELPGKRRGYDVKGKYTNVLFPVTWDTDSVDLSTEGLHKIKGTADVFGTSYETVAHVRVVKKEQERNIAHKDFEDAPSIYNGYVANNQYVYNEEGPIAGTLTLNNDDYTGDNYWMGYAHGYKSFVEFIWEKEYNIQNLRLWHYTNEYADLPGPQNVEFYYLDSSSNQYKKIGASNITQVKHTEGNTPYAFSEPIKTSRLRLVMKGANEHKAPALTGVEIDEHVGDIELMDSTELQTLKINGQEIKDKLVNNTYHVKTDKPLDITVDTIYNAAITVAEQDNHSYLIRVTSEDGENVVEYRIINGDTSEQERKQNLIKAVSLDAGRKYFSPEQIKEIIDEASRLGYTDLHLLVGNEGLRFLPDDLALETDSGDTFSNEDVRNALVEGNKEYYNDPNGTFLSQTEMDDILAYAKQKNMRLIPAVNSPGHMNAILNAMKRLGIENPNYTLKYEHSPEQYPGHTWDYVSNRTVDLNNKRAVDFTKALVKKYAAYFNGKTDIFTIGLDEYANDALKDLNPYLKGEGKEELSGWQHIVNTGEYAQFIKYANELASIVKSENLRPLAFNDGMYYNNITDQGEFDTDIIVSYWTGGFPGFKVAPSSYFAKCGHDVLNTNDHWYYVVGRENKNSGWYNLDQGIDGMKKVGFENVLKNEGEPVPTIGSMIAAWADDPERDFVMDNFKKWIQTFADENADYFKADYSKVDEQLAQIPHDLSSYTPASQNRLTELTKNIDRTISKENQKQVDQIAETLKKAIGSLVKTPTGDEEQANLNQRRILSLDAGRKYYSADQIKQIITEISQRGYTDLHLLLGNDGFRFVLDDMTVAAAGKTYSSEDVKSAITKGNRQYYDDPNGNVLTQTEMDDILAHAKKLNVQVIPSFNSPGHMNTLVKAMGHLGIENANHVYYWKDNPNDPDNPEYAYPSEGTLSLKNEEAKAFTKAIIQKFATYFSSRTQYFNIGLDEFANDATGDTRGWKELQRYGEYKQFIDYTNDLVKIVKELGMTAIGFNDGIYYNEDDSHGEFDKDLVISYWTGGWWGYDLASSKYLADKGHKILNTHDAWYYVLGREQGATEQYNFDSATNGAKYKRFDDVIKNEGADIPTVGSMMAFWADDPSKEFNMENFVEWLDTFARNKDAYFPADYSAVQEELAKAPADLSQMTDESVENWNKAKEKALIQHVKANQHLVDEALEELKATREGLIAKETVPKPMPEEPGAANEQAPQPEVIKDYFKLVVDFEGAQVVYDRKDSDVWTSAEQAREVYDQYLPEVIERDGKEYKRVDVTFTQSDEEAILTYVYKLNLPTPTPEPEPEAKPEEQYAGDYVFELTLDGEPSTETLTFSSRDKALDFVAVLNRLYKAAGYQLIHQDNGLPGEYKISLSFEKVAQPEVTPEPAPIPEPDAPETEENGQTSGENEDIPQPEQPTEPEVTPEELPDLVEASFIFTSSDGTAHRGSLGEFSSLEQAERRIRHFANEQGYTLQNFRIEDGKFMADVTESSVHYPEVQQPEDTQPDVEVDTSTEENNQLSEVERYRLIVQERAQRELAIQALPNLTATQRQVFSQKLQAANTIDAFDDILAEATEIDKNLVHPQKAATSVWAVGMMGITSLISVLKKKD